In the Octopus bimaculoides isolate UCB-OBI-ISO-001 chromosome 18, ASM119413v2, whole genome shotgun sequence genome, one interval contains:
- the LOC106873580 gene encoding uncharacterized protein LOC106873580: protein MTSIHFGFLAKENVGSSANLKGRTASNQKELQENFVTPRRALGDVNKNVRTGQTPLSKPVFLGEQNPEKESCKKKKNRRALASISENELKQDFKPKKGLEKPVKSSLTATSKNLASHDDIEKAYRPLQENDNYEDIWPKKERASSYLDKLLSWKPSCFQIWQSEGSDSDHGISDDEELPILSETGDIFEKALYSSTEIQSVQPEAEDLTLPDIDELLLLSDSDEQS from the exons ATGACGTCAATACACTTTGGGTTCTTAGCCAAAGAAAATGTTGGGTCTTCAGCCAATTTAAAGGGCAGAACAg CTTCTAACCAAAAAGAACTCCAAGAGAACTTTGTCACACCTCGCCGTGCTCTGGGGGATGTTAATAAAAATGTGCGTACAGGGCAAACTCCATTGTCAAAACCAGTTTTTCTTGGAGAGCAAAATCCTGAAAAAGAATcgtgcaagaagaagaagaatcgtcGTGCTTTAGCCAGTATTTCAGAGAATGAATTG AAACAAGATTTCAAACCAAAGAAAGGTTTGGAGAAACCAGTCAAAAGTTCTCTGACTGCAACAAGTAAGAATCTGGCTTCCCATGATGATATCGAGAAAGCATACAGACCGCTACAGGAAAACG ACAACTATGAAGATATTTGGCCAAAGAAAGAGCGTGCCAGTTCCTACTTAGACAAACTTTTAAGTTGGAAGCCatcttgttttcaaatttggcaaAGTGAAGGAAGTGATTCAGATCACGGAATCTCGGACGATGAAGAATTGCCAATACTTTCAG aaacGGGTGATATCTTTGAGAAGGCTTTGTACTCTAGCACCGAAATTCAGTCCGTCCAACCTGAAGCTGAAGATCTAACATTACCAGACATCGATGAACTTCTCCTCCTGTCGGACTCAGATGAACAGAGTTAA